The following proteins are encoded in a genomic region of Hippocampus zosterae strain Florida chromosome 2, ASM2543408v3, whole genome shotgun sequence:
- the kdm5c gene encoding lysine-specific demethylase 5C isoform X2, whose protein sequence is MEGDEFVAPPECPVFEPSWEEFKDPLGYIAKIRPIAEKSGICKIRPPSDWQPPFSVELDTFRFTPRIQRLNELEAKTRVKLNYLDRIARFWEIQASSLKIPHIERRILDLFGLSKVVSDEGGFEMVCKERRWARVAQRLGYPPGKNIGSLLRSHYERIVHPFEMFQCGASLPHCKPKHYDGEDVDKEYKPHSIPLRQSVHPSKMSSYGRRANRCQPDGPEDPNLHPLTTGSQLISAPEPTEEDIEKNPELKKLQIYGAGPKMMGLGLVARDRGIRKKDELPQTVTVMDSTPSVPGVTCVKGEPLLTQDQPTEECSATPQVSPASIPVKTEVKAEVKAEAESEVKTEVKREELEEHLHKESRQHFTDGPCTKMTMRLRRNLNNMQSVDSFVCRMCGRGDDDEKLLLCDGCDDNYHTYCLLPPLTDPPKGNWRCPKCVAEECKKPSEAFGFEQATREYSLQTFGEMADAFKADYFNMPVHMVPTELVEREFWRLVSSIEEDVTVEYGADIHSKEFGSGFPMNNGKRILTKEEEDYARSGWNLNVMPVLEQSLLCHINGDISGMKVPWLYVGMVFSAFCWHIEDHWSYSINYLHWGEPKTWYGVPSVAAERLEGVMKKLTPELFEFQPDLLHQLVTIMNPNILMAHGVPVVRTNQCAGEFVITFPRAYHSGFNQGYNFAEAVNFCTADWLPAGRSCIEHYRRLRRYCVFSHEELTCKMAASPEKLDLNLAAATHREMFIIVQEERKLRKALMERGITEAEREAFELLPDDERQCDKCKTTCFLSALACSTCPERLVCLYHTQDLCNCPIDKLYLRYRYTLDELLAMLHRLKVRSESFDSWANKVKEALEHEDGNKIGIDYLETLKTEAAERKFPDNELLRKLNTVLKDIEYCEQKSTELLANAKTSGTKMTLAELKSLIETMQNLPCVMGQLEEVQAVLQVVSDYQSRAQELVNDRDWRRNSAPAELLQMLLEQGAQLPVVVPECNLLQGLQELGRWLAEVRRTLGTEGGERPEVTLAVLRNLIEAGCNVPQSASVDTAMAELQELLTIAERWEEKAQICLEQRQKHPLSTLEAIVNEAQLIPVKLPNIQALQCCLNRARAWVTDLEEIQNGEHYPCLDDLEGLVAIGRDLPVFMEELRQLELQVASAHSWRDKATKTFLKKSSQHSLLEVLCPCAKRRHNETLEDVDDCDTNTLGLSAQDLRDPAAIVAAFKEGEQREKEALLRLQKVNMGKSGLNTGDYKEGKRMSDDLMETDSAICIKENGNSHGASSVQTVCVCAGQPRAPQLRCHLCKDWFHGGCVPFPSLLPSCGPPGNPRCWWDWDSRFLCPRCQRSRRPRLETILALLVALQRLPVRLPEGEALQCLTERAITWQGRAKEALETPELQQVLETLQELKETPPCDKEEESPQKEADSSSVIVLSDSEGGEGEDGIIDLTEDFPKNKSKESNGIEAAGGNGISKSSSITSVGALLPLLPELRGQVVQLSSATRERLEELQLEGDLLEVSLDQTHTIGRVLQAASDPPVTTFLTLIQTELEEQQRSSRGRTKDSKRKRKSHRGGDCSVTDGVGAAPLDVSDSKKTCPSPRQATQTHMETL, encoded by the exons ATGGAAGGGGACGAGTTTGTAGCGCCTCCGGAGTGTCCCGTTTTCGAGCCGTCATGGGAGGAGTTCAAGGATCCTCTGGGCTACATCGCCAAAATACGTCCAATTGCAGAAAAGTCTGGAATCTGTAAAATTCGACCACCATCA GACTGGCAACCACCATTTTCAGTGGAGCTGGATACGTTCCGATTTACGCCACGCATCCAGAGGCTTAATGAACTGGAGGCAA AGACTCGCGTGAAGCTTAACTATTTGGACCGCATTGCCAGGTTTTGGGAGATCCAGGCTTCCTCCTTGAAAATCCCGCATATCGAGAGGCGCATCCTTGATCTATTTGGTCTATCAAAG GTTGTGTCTGATGAAGGCGGTTTTGAGATGGTCTGCAAAGAACGACGCTGGGCCCGTGTAGCTCAGAGACTCGGTTACCCTCCTGGCAAGAACATCGGTTCTCTTCTGCGCTCGCATTATGAGAGGATTGTCCACCCCTTTGAAATGTTCCAGTGTGGTGCCAGCTTGCCG CATTGCAAGCCAAAGCACTACGATGGTGAGGATGTGGACAAGGAGTACAAGCCCCACTCCATCCCTCTGCGTCAGTCTGTGCACCCATCTAAAATGAGCAGTTATGGGCGCCGAGCCAACCGCTGCCAGCCAGAT GGTCCGGAGGATCCGAACCTCCATCCTCTCACCACTGGCTCTCAACTCATCTCAGCG CCTGAACCTACTGAGGAAGACATAGAGAAGAACCCAGAATTGAAGAAGCTGCAGATCTATGGCGCCGGGCCCAAGATGATGGGACTTGGACTTGTTGCACGAGACAGAGGCATTAGGAAGAAGG ATGAACTGCCTCAAACTGTGACTGTCATGGACAGTACACCATCTGTTCCTGGTGTCACTTGTGTAAAAGGGGAGCCTCTGCTTACACAAGACCAACCGACCGAAGAGTGCTCAGCCACCCCCCAGGTttcccctgccagcatcccggTCAAAACGGAAGTCAAAGCAGAAGTCAAAGCAGAGGCCGAGTCTGAAGTGAAGACTGAAGTTAAGAGAGAAGAATTGGAGGAGCATCTTCATAAAGAAAGTCGCCAACATTTTACAGATGGTCCATGCACCAAAATGACAATGAGGTTACGACGCAACCTCAACAATATGCAGAGT GTGGATTCCTTTGTGTGTCGGATGTGTGGTCGCGGAGATGACGACGAGAAACTCCTGCTGTGTGATGGTTGTGATGACAACTATCACACTTACTGTCTGCTGCCCCCTCTCACTGATCCTCCCAAAGGCAACTGGCGATGCCCAAAGTGTGTTGCTGAA GAGTGCAAGAAGCCATCAGAAGCGTTTGGCTTTGAACAAGCAACTCGTGAGTACAGTCTGCAGACTTTTGGGGAGATGGCCGACGCATTCAAAGCAGATTACTTCAACATGCCTGTCCAT ATGGTTCCCACCGAGCTTGTGGAAAGGGAGTTCTGGAGGTTAGTTAGCAGCATCGAGGAGGATGTGACTGTCGAGTATGGGGCAGATATCCACTCCAAAGAGTTTGGCAGTGGCTTCCCAATGAACAATGGCAAGCGGATTCTGACAAAAGAGGAGGAG GACTACGCCCGCAGTGGTTGGAACTTGAATGTTATGCCAGTACTGGAGCAGTCTCTTCTTTGCCATATTAATGGCGATATCTCTGGCATGAAGGTGCCTTGGCTTTATGTTGGCATGGTATTCTCCGCTTTTTGCTGGCACATTGAGGATCATTGGAGCTACTCCATCAACTACCTGCACTG GGGTGAACCCAAAACCTGGTATGGAGTACCTTCAGTAGCTGCTGAGCGGCTAGAGGGGGTGATGAAGAAACTGACTCCCGAGTTATTTGAGTTCCAGCCTGACCTTTTGCACCAGTTGGTCACAATCATGAACCCAAACATCCTCATGGCTCATGGTGTACCG GTTGTCAGGACCAACCAGTGTGCCGGCGAATTTGTCATCACTTTCCCCAGAGCATACCACAGTGGTTTCAACCAGGGATATAATTTTGCAGAAGCGGTAAACTTCTGTACAGCAGACTGG CTACCTGCCGGTCGTTCCTGCATTGAGCATTATCGGCGCCTACGGAGGTATTGCGTCTTCTCTCACGAAGAGCTCACTTGTAAAATGGCAGCCAGTCCAGAGAAGCTAGATCTTAATCTTGCTGCAGCGACACACCGggaaatgtttattattgttcaGGAGGAGAGAAAGCTCCGGAAAGCTCTGATGGAAAGG GGCATCACTGAAGCAGAGCGTGAGGCGTTTGAGCTGTTACCTGATGATGAGCGACAGTGTGACAAATGCAAGACAACGTGTTTCCTCTCAGCACTGGCTTGTTCAACCTGCCCCGAGCGTCTGGTGTGCCTATATCACACTCAGGATCTGTGTAACTGCCCCATTGACAAACTCTACCTCAG GTACAGATACACCCTGGATGAGTTGTTGGCCATGTTACACCGCTTAAAGGTTCGCTCGGAGTCCTTTGATTCCTGGGCCAACAAAGTAAAAGAGGCGCTTGAGCATGAGGATGGAAACAAGATAG GAATTGATTACTTGGAGACCCTCAAGACTGAAGCAGCAGAAAGAAAGTTCCCTGACAATGAACTTCTACGTAAACTCAACACTGTTCTCAAAGACATAGAGTACTGCGAACAGAAGAGCACTGAACTCCTTGCTAACGCAAAGACAAG tggcacaaaaatgactttggcgGAACTGAAATCATTGATAGAGACTATGCAAAACCTGCCCTGTGTGATGGGTCAACTGGAGGAAGTGCAG GCGGTTCTGCAGGTGGTGAGCGATTACCAGAGTCGGGCTCAGGAATTGGTCAATGACCGCGACTGGAGGAGGAACTCTGCACCAGCAGAGCTGTTGCAGATGTTGCTGGAGCAAGGAGCTCAGCTGCCTGTCGTGGTGCCGGAGTGTAATCTGCTTCAGGGCCTTCAGGAATTGGGGCGCTGGCTGGCAGAGGTCAGGCGCACTTTGGGCACAGAGGGGGGCGAGAGGCCAGAGGTTACGTTGGCAGTGTTGAGAAATCTGATTGAGGCAGGCTGCAACGTGCCTCAAAGCGCATCTGTGGACACAGCCATGGCAGAACTGCAAGAGCTGCTCACTATTGCGGAACGTTGGGAGGAGAAAGCGCAGATCTGTCTTGAACAAAG GCAAAAGCATCCTCTCTCAACACTTGAGGCGATTGTGAACGAGGCCCAGCTTATACCTGTGAAGTTGCCAAACATTCAAGCTTTGCAGTGCTGTCTAAACCGTGCACGTGCTTGGGTAACAGACCTGGAGGAAATCCAG AATGGAGAGCATTACCCATGCTTGGATGATTTGGAGGGCCTGGTGGCCATTGGAAGGGACCTGCCCGTCTTCATGGAGGAGCTGCGACAGCTGGAGCTCCAAGTGGCGAGCGCTCACTCCTGGAGGGACAAGGCCACCAAGACTTTCTTGAAGAAGAGCAGTCAGCACAGCCTACTAGAG GTTTTGTGTCCATGCGCTAAAAGGAGACACAATGAGACATTAGAGGATGTGGACGACTGTGATACCAACACTCTCGGCCTATCTGCTCAAGACCTTCGAGACCCTGCAGCTATT GTGGCGGCCTTCAAAGAAGGGGAGCAACGGGAAAAGGAGGCACTACTGAGGTTACAGAAAGTCAACATGGGGAAGAGTGGACTTAATACAGGAGATTACAAGGAGGGCAAGAGGATGTCGGATGATCTCATGGAAACGGACTCTGCAATCTGTATTAAAGAGAACGGGAACTCCCACGGTGCCTCTTCTGTTCAgacggtgtgcgtgtgtgctggTCAGCCACGCGCACCTCAGTTACGCTGCCACCTGTGCAAGGACTGGTTCCATGGTGGCTGCGTTCCCTTCCCCTCgctgctgccctcttgtggacCGCCGGGAAACCCGCGTTGCTGGTGGGACTGGGACTCGCGCTTTCTGTGTCCGCGATGCCAGCGCTCGCGGCGCCCCCGTCTGGAGACTATCCTAGCGTTACTGGTGGCCTTGCAGAGGTTACCCGTGCGCCTGCCCGAGGGCGAGGCGCTGCAGTGTCTCACGGAGCGAGCCATCACATGGCAGGGTCGTGCCAAGGAGGCACTGGAGACCCCCGAGCTGCAACAGGTCCTTGAGACGCTCCAAGAACTCAAAGAAACCCCCCCTTGTGACAAAGAGGAGGAAAGTCCACAGAAAGAAGCAGACTCCAGCTCAGTCATTGTTTTATCCGACTCAGagggaggtgaaggagaggacGGAATCATTGATCTGACAGAAGATTTccctaaaaataaatccaaggAGTCCAATGGCATTGAG GCTGCTGGTGGGAACGGCATCAGCAAAAGCTCCAGCATCACCA GTGTAGGCGCgttgctgccgctgctgcccgAGCTCAGAGGTCAGGTGGTGCAGCTTTCCTCAGCCACGAGGGAGCGACTAGAGGAGCTGCAGCTGGAAGGAGATCTGCTGGAGGTCTCTCTGGACCAGACGCACACCATCGGTAGAGTCCTGCAGGCGGCCTCCGATCCGCCAGTGACGACATTTCTCACACTCATTCAG ACGGAACTTGAAGAACAGCAGCGAAGCAGTCGAGGCCGTACGAAGGACTCCAAGAGGAAGCGAAAGAGCCACCGAGGAGGTGACTGCAGCGTTACAGACGGGGTCGGAGCAGCGCCGCTGGATGTTTCCGACTCCAAGAAAACATGCCCCTCCCCTCGCCAGGCTACCCAGACTCATATGGAG ACTCTGTGA
- the kdm5c gene encoding lysine-specific demethylase 5C isoform X3 produces the protein MEGDEFVAPPECPVFEPSWEEFKDPLGYIAKIRPIAEKSGICKIRPPSDWQPPFSVELDTFRFTPRIQRLNELEAKTRVKLNYLDRIARFWEIQASSLKIPHIERRILDLFGLSKVVSDEGGFEMVCKERRWARVAQRLGYPPGKNIGSLLRSHYERIVHPFEMFQCGASLPHCKPKHYDGEDVDKEYKPHSIPLRQSVHPSKMSSYGRRANRCQPDPEPTEEDIEKNPELKKLQIYGAGPKMMGLGLVARDRGIRKKDELPQTVTVMDSTPSVPGVTCVKGEPLLTQDQPTEECSATPQVSPASIPVKTEVKAEVKAEAESEVKTEVKREELEEHLHKESRQHFTDGPCTKMTMRLRRNLNNMQSVDSFVCRMCGRGDDDEKLLLCDGCDDNYHTYCLLPPLTDPPKGNWRCPKCVAEECKKPSEAFGFEQATREYSLQTFGEMADAFKADYFNMPVHMVPTELVEREFWRLVSSIEEDVTVEYGADIHSKEFGSGFPMNNGKRILTKEEEDYARSGWNLNVMPVLEQSLLCHINGDISGMKVPWLYVGMVFSAFCWHIEDHWSYSINYLHWGEPKTWYGVPSVAAERLEGVMKKLTPELFEFQPDLLHQLVTIMNPNILMAHGVPVVRTNQCAGEFVITFPRAYHSGFNQGYNFAEAVNFCTADWLPAGRSCIEHYRRLRRYCVFSHEELTCKMAASPEKLDLNLAAATHREMFIIVQEERKLRKALMERGITEAEREAFELLPDDERQCDKCKTTCFLSALACSTCPERLVCLYHTQDLCNCPIDKLYLRYRYTLDELLAMLHRLKVRSESFDSWANKVKEALEHEDGNKIGIDYLETLKTEAAERKFPDNELLRKLNTVLKDIEYCEQKSTELLANAKTSGTKMTLAELKSLIETMQNLPCVMGQLEEVQAVLQVVSDYQSRAQELVNDRDWRRNSAPAELLQMLLEQGAQLPVVVPECNLLQGLQELGRWLAEVRRTLGTEGGERPEVTLAVLRNLIEAGCNVPQSASVDTAMAELQELLTIAERWEEKAQICLEQRQKHPLSTLEAIVNEAQLIPVKLPNIQALQCCLNRARAWVTDLEEIQNGEHYPCLDDLEGLVAIGRDLPVFMEELRQLELQVASAHSWRDKATKTFLKKSSQHSLLEVLCPCAKRRHNETLEDVDDCDTNTLGLSAQDLRDPAAIVAAFKEGEQREKEALLRLQKVNMGKSGLNTGDYKEGKRMSDDLMETDSAICIKENGNSHGASSVQTVCVCAGQPRAPQLRCHLCKDWFHGGCVPFPSLLPSCGPPGNPRCWWDWDSRFLCPRCQRSRRPRLETILALLVALQRLPVRLPEGEALQCLTERAITWQGRAKEALETPELQQVLETLQELKETPPCDKEEESPQKEADSSSVIVLSDSEGGEGEDGIIDLTEDFPKNKSKESNGIEMHVFPQAAGGNGISKSSSITSVGALLPLLPELRGQVVQLSSATRERLEELQLEGDLLEVSLDQTHTIGRVLQAASDPPVTTFLTLIQTELEEQQRSSRGRTKDSKRKRKSHRGGDCSVTDGVGAAPLDVSDSKKTCPSPRQATQTHMETL, from the exons ATGGAAGGGGACGAGTTTGTAGCGCCTCCGGAGTGTCCCGTTTTCGAGCCGTCATGGGAGGAGTTCAAGGATCCTCTGGGCTACATCGCCAAAATACGTCCAATTGCAGAAAAGTCTGGAATCTGTAAAATTCGACCACCATCA GACTGGCAACCACCATTTTCAGTGGAGCTGGATACGTTCCGATTTACGCCACGCATCCAGAGGCTTAATGAACTGGAGGCAA AGACTCGCGTGAAGCTTAACTATTTGGACCGCATTGCCAGGTTTTGGGAGATCCAGGCTTCCTCCTTGAAAATCCCGCATATCGAGAGGCGCATCCTTGATCTATTTGGTCTATCAAAG GTTGTGTCTGATGAAGGCGGTTTTGAGATGGTCTGCAAAGAACGACGCTGGGCCCGTGTAGCTCAGAGACTCGGTTACCCTCCTGGCAAGAACATCGGTTCTCTTCTGCGCTCGCATTATGAGAGGATTGTCCACCCCTTTGAAATGTTCCAGTGTGGTGCCAGCTTGCCG CATTGCAAGCCAAAGCACTACGATGGTGAGGATGTGGACAAGGAGTACAAGCCCCACTCCATCCCTCTGCGTCAGTCTGTGCACCCATCTAAAATGAGCAGTTATGGGCGCCGAGCCAACCGCTGCCAGCCAGAT CCTGAACCTACTGAGGAAGACATAGAGAAGAACCCAGAATTGAAGAAGCTGCAGATCTATGGCGCCGGGCCCAAGATGATGGGACTTGGACTTGTTGCACGAGACAGAGGCATTAGGAAGAAGG ATGAACTGCCTCAAACTGTGACTGTCATGGACAGTACACCATCTGTTCCTGGTGTCACTTGTGTAAAAGGGGAGCCTCTGCTTACACAAGACCAACCGACCGAAGAGTGCTCAGCCACCCCCCAGGTttcccctgccagcatcccggTCAAAACGGAAGTCAAAGCAGAAGTCAAAGCAGAGGCCGAGTCTGAAGTGAAGACTGAAGTTAAGAGAGAAGAATTGGAGGAGCATCTTCATAAAGAAAGTCGCCAACATTTTACAGATGGTCCATGCACCAAAATGACAATGAGGTTACGACGCAACCTCAACAATATGCAGAGT GTGGATTCCTTTGTGTGTCGGATGTGTGGTCGCGGAGATGACGACGAGAAACTCCTGCTGTGTGATGGTTGTGATGACAACTATCACACTTACTGTCTGCTGCCCCCTCTCACTGATCCTCCCAAAGGCAACTGGCGATGCCCAAAGTGTGTTGCTGAA GAGTGCAAGAAGCCATCAGAAGCGTTTGGCTTTGAACAAGCAACTCGTGAGTACAGTCTGCAGACTTTTGGGGAGATGGCCGACGCATTCAAAGCAGATTACTTCAACATGCCTGTCCAT ATGGTTCCCACCGAGCTTGTGGAAAGGGAGTTCTGGAGGTTAGTTAGCAGCATCGAGGAGGATGTGACTGTCGAGTATGGGGCAGATATCCACTCCAAAGAGTTTGGCAGTGGCTTCCCAATGAACAATGGCAAGCGGATTCTGACAAAAGAGGAGGAG GACTACGCCCGCAGTGGTTGGAACTTGAATGTTATGCCAGTACTGGAGCAGTCTCTTCTTTGCCATATTAATGGCGATATCTCTGGCATGAAGGTGCCTTGGCTTTATGTTGGCATGGTATTCTCCGCTTTTTGCTGGCACATTGAGGATCATTGGAGCTACTCCATCAACTACCTGCACTG GGGTGAACCCAAAACCTGGTATGGAGTACCTTCAGTAGCTGCTGAGCGGCTAGAGGGGGTGATGAAGAAACTGACTCCCGAGTTATTTGAGTTCCAGCCTGACCTTTTGCACCAGTTGGTCACAATCATGAACCCAAACATCCTCATGGCTCATGGTGTACCG GTTGTCAGGACCAACCAGTGTGCCGGCGAATTTGTCATCACTTTCCCCAGAGCATACCACAGTGGTTTCAACCAGGGATATAATTTTGCAGAAGCGGTAAACTTCTGTACAGCAGACTGG CTACCTGCCGGTCGTTCCTGCATTGAGCATTATCGGCGCCTACGGAGGTATTGCGTCTTCTCTCACGAAGAGCTCACTTGTAAAATGGCAGCCAGTCCAGAGAAGCTAGATCTTAATCTTGCTGCAGCGACACACCGggaaatgtttattattgttcaGGAGGAGAGAAAGCTCCGGAAAGCTCTGATGGAAAGG GGCATCACTGAAGCAGAGCGTGAGGCGTTTGAGCTGTTACCTGATGATGAGCGACAGTGTGACAAATGCAAGACAACGTGTTTCCTCTCAGCACTGGCTTGTTCAACCTGCCCCGAGCGTCTGGTGTGCCTATATCACACTCAGGATCTGTGTAACTGCCCCATTGACAAACTCTACCTCAG GTACAGATACACCCTGGATGAGTTGTTGGCCATGTTACACCGCTTAAAGGTTCGCTCGGAGTCCTTTGATTCCTGGGCCAACAAAGTAAAAGAGGCGCTTGAGCATGAGGATGGAAACAAGATAG GAATTGATTACTTGGAGACCCTCAAGACTGAAGCAGCAGAAAGAAAGTTCCCTGACAATGAACTTCTACGTAAACTCAACACTGTTCTCAAAGACATAGAGTACTGCGAACAGAAGAGCACTGAACTCCTTGCTAACGCAAAGACAAG tggcacaaaaatgactttggcgGAACTGAAATCATTGATAGAGACTATGCAAAACCTGCCCTGTGTGATGGGTCAACTGGAGGAAGTGCAG GCGGTTCTGCAGGTGGTGAGCGATTACCAGAGTCGGGCTCAGGAATTGGTCAATGACCGCGACTGGAGGAGGAACTCTGCACCAGCAGAGCTGTTGCAGATGTTGCTGGAGCAAGGAGCTCAGCTGCCTGTCGTGGTGCCGGAGTGTAATCTGCTTCAGGGCCTTCAGGAATTGGGGCGCTGGCTGGCAGAGGTCAGGCGCACTTTGGGCACAGAGGGGGGCGAGAGGCCAGAGGTTACGTTGGCAGTGTTGAGAAATCTGATTGAGGCAGGCTGCAACGTGCCTCAAAGCGCATCTGTGGACACAGCCATGGCAGAACTGCAAGAGCTGCTCACTATTGCGGAACGTTGGGAGGAGAAAGCGCAGATCTGTCTTGAACAAAG GCAAAAGCATCCTCTCTCAACACTTGAGGCGATTGTGAACGAGGCCCAGCTTATACCTGTGAAGTTGCCAAACATTCAAGCTTTGCAGTGCTGTCTAAACCGTGCACGTGCTTGGGTAACAGACCTGGAGGAAATCCAG AATGGAGAGCATTACCCATGCTTGGATGATTTGGAGGGCCTGGTGGCCATTGGAAGGGACCTGCCCGTCTTCATGGAGGAGCTGCGACAGCTGGAGCTCCAAGTGGCGAGCGCTCACTCCTGGAGGGACAAGGCCACCAAGACTTTCTTGAAGAAGAGCAGTCAGCACAGCCTACTAGAG GTTTTGTGTCCATGCGCTAAAAGGAGACACAATGAGACATTAGAGGATGTGGACGACTGTGATACCAACACTCTCGGCCTATCTGCTCAAGACCTTCGAGACCCTGCAGCTATT GTGGCGGCCTTCAAAGAAGGGGAGCAACGGGAAAAGGAGGCACTACTGAGGTTACAGAAAGTCAACATGGGGAAGAGTGGACTTAATACAGGAGATTACAAGGAGGGCAAGAGGATGTCGGATGATCTCATGGAAACGGACTCTGCAATCTGTATTAAAGAGAACGGGAACTCCCACGGTGCCTCTTCTGTTCAgacggtgtgcgtgtgtgctggTCAGCCACGCGCACCTCAGTTACGCTGCCACCTGTGCAAGGACTGGTTCCATGGTGGCTGCGTTCCCTTCCCCTCgctgctgccctcttgtggacCGCCGGGAAACCCGCGTTGCTGGTGGGACTGGGACTCGCGCTTTCTGTGTCCGCGATGCCAGCGCTCGCGGCGCCCCCGTCTGGAGACTATCCTAGCGTTACTGGTGGCCTTGCAGAGGTTACCCGTGCGCCTGCCCGAGGGCGAGGCGCTGCAGTGTCTCACGGAGCGAGCCATCACATGGCAGGGTCGTGCCAAGGAGGCACTGGAGACCCCCGAGCTGCAACAGGTCCTTGAGACGCTCCAAGAACTCAAAGAAACCCCCCCTTGTGACAAAGAGGAGGAAAGTCCACAGAAAGAAGCAGACTCCAGCTCAGTCATTGTTTTATCCGACTCAGagggaggtgaaggagaggacGGAATCATTGATCTGACAGAAGATTTccctaaaaataaatccaaggAGTCCAATGGCATTGAG ATGCATGTTTTCCCGCAGGCTGCTGGTGGGAACGGCATCAGCAAAAGCTCCAGCATCACCA GTGTAGGCGCgttgctgccgctgctgcccgAGCTCAGAGGTCAGGTGGTGCAGCTTTCCTCAGCCACGAGGGAGCGACTAGAGGAGCTGCAGCTGGAAGGAGATCTGCTGGAGGTCTCTCTGGACCAGACGCACACCATCGGTAGAGTCCTGCAGGCGGCCTCCGATCCGCCAGTGACGACATTTCTCACACTCATTCAG ACGGAACTTGAAGAACAGCAGCGAAGCAGTCGAGGCCGTACGAAGGACTCCAAGAGGAAGCGAAAGAGCCACCGAGGAGGTGACTGCAGCGTTACAGACGGGGTCGGAGCAGCGCCGCTGGATGTTTCCGACTCCAAGAAAACATGCCCCTCCCCTCGCCAGGCTACCCAGACTCATATGGAG ACTCTGTGA